The genomic region CGTGGAGCTCGCGCACGGCTTCCTCGTCGGCGAGGGTGTGGTCCGCCGGCCCGAGGACGTCCTCGCCGCGCGCTACTGCGCCGGGACCGACGACACCGGCGCCAACACCTACAACGTGCTCGACGTCGCGCTGGCCCCGCACGTCCCACCGCCCGACGCCTCCCTCGAGCGCTCGACCTACACCACCAGCTCGTGCGGGGTGTGCGGCAAGGCCAGCCTGGACGCGGTGCGCGTCGCCACGACGTACGACATCGCCGGCGACCGGGTCACCGTCGACGCCGACGTCCTCGCCGGGCTGCCGGACGAGCTGCGCCGCGCCCAGCAGGCGTTCGACCGCACGGGCGGGGTGCACGCGGCCGGGCTGTTCACGCCGGACGGGCAGCTGCTCTGTGCCCGGGAGGACGTCGGCCGCCACAACGCGGTCGACAAGGTCGTGGGATGGGCGCTGCTGCAAGGGCGGCTGCCCCTGCGCGGCTGTGTCCTGCAGGTGAGCGGGCGGGCCTCGTTCGAGCTGGTGCAGAAGGCCGCCCTGGCCGGGGCCCCCGTCCTGTCCGCCGTGTCCGCGCCCTCGAGCCTCGCCGCCGACCTGGCCGAGGAGGTCGGCATGACCCTGGCCGGGTTTGTCCGGGGAGGCACCTTCAATCTGTATTCGGGAGCCGCGCGGGTGCGCGCCCCGGCGAATACCCCGGCCGCAGCCGAGCCTTCTTCCCCGTCCGGGTAGTTAGCGGTGAATTTCTAGATATCGCGGTTTGAAGTGATGCGAACACACCAGGCGAGGGAGCGCCGGAGGTGTCAGCATGGAACCGCGGAATTCAACGGTGTCTCCGCGCGGGTCGACCCCGGTCGGGAGGAGGGCGTCATGAGGCAGGACACGGTCGTGCGCGTCCTGCTCGTCGACGACGACGACGAGGTCCGGGCCGCCCTGACCGAGGTCATCGAGGACGACCCGCGGTTCGAGGTGGTCGCCGCGGGCCGGGACGCCCCCGACGCGGTCCGGCTCGCGCAGGAGCACCGGCCGGACCTGGTCCTGCTCGACGTGCGCATGCCCGGGGGCGGGGTCGCCGCGGCGCAGGCGCTGCGCCGCGACGCCCCCGACGGGGTGCTCGTCGGCGTGTCCGCCCACGCGGACGCGGCCACCGTGGAGCAGATGGTGCGGGCCGGCGTCGTCGGCTTCTTCACCAAGGGCCAGCTCGGCGCCGACCTGCCGGACAAGCTCCACCTCTGCGTGCGCGGCCACGTCGTGCTCGCGGCCGACACCGCCGCGGTCGCCCTGCGCCGCGTGCTCACGTCCCACTGACGCCGGGCACGGCACGCCCCGGAAGCCAGAAGCGGACTTCGGTGCCGCGGCCCTCTGCCGGGCCGACCTGCCACCACCCGCCGGCGATCTCGGCGCGCTCGCGCATGGTAGCCAGCCCCAGGTGCCCGGCGGGCGAGGTCTCCAGCCCGGGGTCGATCCCGACGCCGTCGTCGATGACCTGGACGAGGACGCCACCGTTCTCCTGCCCGACCCGCACGGTGGCGTGCGCGGCACCCGAGTGGGCGCGCACGTTGACCAGCGCCTCACGAGCCACGCGGTACGCCACCACCCGGGTGGGCGTCTCCGGCTCCTCCTCCAGCTCACCCTCGATGGCCCAGCCGATGCCGGTGTCCTCCAGCACATGGGCGGCGGCGTTGCGCAGCGCCTGCACCAGGCCGGTGTTGAGCGCCGGGGTCTCCAGGTCGAAGAGCAGCTGACGCAGCCGCGAGGTGGCCTCGCTGACGTTTGCCTGCAGCCGGCCGAGCAGCTCCAGGTGCGCCTGCCCGTCACCGGCGAGGCGCCGAGCGAGCAGGCCGAGCCGCAGGTCGACCGCCGCCAGCACCTGGATCGTGTCGTCGTGCACGCCGGCGGCGATGCTGCGGCGCTCCTCCTCCTGGGCCGTGACCAGCCGGGCCAGCAGCGCGGCGCGTTGCCGGTCCAGCTGGCGCAGCCTCAGCTCGGCCTCCCGCCGGGCGGAGATGTCCTGCAGCACCGCGCCCACCCCGAGGGGGGCCTGCGTCTCCGGATGGCTCACCAGGAACGCGCTGCCGGCCAGCGGGATGTCCACGTCGGGCTCGTCCACGCGCCGCAGCTGCAGCTCCCCGGTCCAGGTGCCGTTCTCGGCCAGGGCGTCCCGCTGCTCGGCGAAGACCCCGGCACTGGCGGCGCTCATGAGGTCGTACGCCGACACCTGCGTGATCTCCGCGTCCGGCCGGATGCCGAGCAGCCGCCGCCCGGCCGGGTTGAGGTACTCGACGCGGTACTCCGGGCGGGGCCCGACGAGCAGGATCGCCTCGGCAGACCCGTCGGTCAGGGCCTTGAACCGCAGCAGCTCCTCCCGGGAGCTGGCCAGCGCCCGCTGCCGGTCGCGCACCTCCTGCAGCAGCCGGGCGTTGTCCAGGGCGAGGGCGGCCCGGTGGGCGATCTCGGCCGCCAGCGTCTCCTCCTCGGCGGTGTAGGCCTTCCGGGTGACCGAGCGGCCGAGGAGCAGCGTGCCCAGCAGGTGCGTACGCGCGCGCAGCGGCACGCACAGCAGCTGGAAGTCCCCGAGGTCGGAGTTGGGCGACGTACCCGGCAGCGCGTCCGCGGACGCGACCACCCGGGTGACCGGCCCCCCGGCCGCCGCCGCGTCGTCGATGAGGCGACGGATCGCCGGCTGCGGGGGCAGCACGCCGAGCTCGCCCTGCAGGAAGCCCAGGCTCCCGTCGACGGGGGGCCGGACCGCGGCCACCCGCGGCTCCTCCCCGGGGCCGCCGAGCCGGATGACCGCGTGGTCGCCGACCAGCTCGCGCGCCGCGTGCACGGCCACGTCCAGCACCGTCGGCACGTCCAGCGCGGCCTCGTCGAGCGCGGTCGACAGGTCGGCCAGCGCCACCGCGCGCCGCTCGGCCCACCGCCGGCGGCGCTCCGCGCGCAGCCAGCCGCTGACGTCGTGGGCGGCGACGAGCGTCCCCACCACCGCCCCGCTCGCGTCGTGCACCGGCTGGAAGCGGGCCCGGACGACGTACTCGTCGTAGACCTCCTGCGCCGCGAACCCCTCGCCCGTCTCCACCGCGCGCCGGACATGGCGCAGCGTGTTGGGCTGCGTGGCGTAGATCTGCTCGTAGTGCAGCCCGATCGCGCCGCCCGGGCCGAACGGCGTGTACGCGACGCCGGGCCCTTCGAACATCGTGCAGATGCCCGCGCTGTCGAAGCAGATGAAGATCGCCGAGTCGTCCTCGAGCGCTTCGGGGTTGCCCGCAGAGCCGGCACCGTCGGCGAGCAGCAGGTCCGCCTCCTCCATGACCGCGATCGTGTCACGAGGCGCCCGCCCCGCGGCCGCCGCCGTGCGCGTGGAGCCCGGAACTGCGGCGTGTGCAGGTCAGTGCTTGGGTAGGCGGGGTCGGCGACGGAACTCGTCGACTTTCCTCGACAGACCCAGGAGGCGGACATGGCCCTCGACGACAGCGACATCACCAGCGGCTCGGACGGCGGGGCGGACGGCGGCGCGGACAGCGGCGCCCACGGCCCGGCCGACGGCGGCGCCGCCAGCATCCCCGGCGAGCACGACGGCGGAGCCGACGGCGGCGCGGACAGCGGCGCCCACGGCCCGGCCGACGGCGGCGCCGGCACCACGATCCCGGGCGAGCACGACGGCGGAGCCGACGGCGGCGCCGACTCCGGGGCCGGCGACGGCGGGGCCGACTCCGGCGCCGGTGACGGCGGCGCGGACAGCTCCGCGTCCTGAGCCGGGCCGCATGACCCAGCTCGTCGACGGCCTGCGCCGGGCGGACGCCACGTCCCGCCCGGCGCTGGGCCGCTGCATCGCTGTTCCCGCCGCGGAGTTCGCCGCGGACTACTGGGGCCGGTCGGCGCTGCTGACCCGGGCCGCCGAGCTCGCGGGCGGGTTCGAGGACCTGCTCAGCCTCGACGACGTCGACGAGCTGGTCTCGCGGCGCGGCCTGCGCACCCCCTTCCTCCGGGTGGCCAAGGACGGCCAGGTCATCGACCCCAAGCGCTGGACCGGCGGGGGCGGGGCCGGTGCCGAGGTCTCCGACCAGGTCCAGGACGACGCGCTCACCGGGCTCTTCGCGGACGGCGCCTCCCTGGTCCTGCAGGGCCTGCACCGCACCTGGCCGCCGATCGTGGAGTTCGCCGCGGCCCTCGCGGCCGAGCTCGGGCACCCGGTCCAGGCCAACGCGTACATCACTCCCCCGCA from Motilibacter aurantiacus harbors:
- the fdhD gene encoding formate dehydrogenase accessory sulfurtransferase FdhD; translation: MGRVTARRPVVRVGLDSVTTRPDTLAVEEPLEVRVGGRAFAVTMRTPGHDVELAHGFLVGEGVVRRPEDVLAARYCAGTDDTGANTYNVLDVALAPHVPPPDASLERSTYTTSSCGVCGKASLDAVRVATTYDIAGDRVTVDADVLAGLPDELRRAQQAFDRTGGVHAAGLFTPDGQLLCAREDVGRHNAVDKVVGWALLQGRLPLRGCVLQVSGRASFELVQKAALAGAPVLSAVSAPSSLAADLAEEVGMTLAGFVRGGTFNLYSGAARVRAPANTPAAAEPSSPSG
- a CDS encoding response regulator transcription factor, which encodes MRQDTVVRVLLVDDDDEVRAALTEVIEDDPRFEVVAAGRDAPDAVRLAQEHRPDLVLLDVRMPGGGVAAAQALRRDAPDGVLVGVSAHADAATVEQMVRAGVVGFFTKGQLGADLPDKLHLCVRGHVVLAADTAAVALRRVLTSH
- a CDS encoding ATP-binding protein codes for the protein MEEADLLLADGAGSAGNPEALEDDSAIFICFDSAGICTMFEGPGVAYTPFGPGGAIGLHYEQIYATQPNTLRHVRRAVETGEGFAAQEVYDEYVVRARFQPVHDASGAVVGTLVAAHDVSGWLRAERRRRWAERRAVALADLSTALDEAALDVPTVLDVAVHAARELVGDHAVIRLGGPGEEPRVAAVRPPVDGSLGFLQGELGVLPPQPAIRRLIDDAAAAGGPVTRVVASADALPGTSPNSDLGDFQLLCVPLRARTHLLGTLLLGRSVTRKAYTAEEETLAAEIAHRAALALDNARLLQEVRDRQRALASSREELLRFKALTDGSAEAILLVGPRPEYRVEYLNPAGRRLLGIRPDAEITQVSAYDLMSAASAGVFAEQRDALAENGTWTGELQLRRVDEPDVDIPLAGSAFLVSHPETQAPLGVGAVLQDISARREAELRLRQLDRQRAALLARLVTAQEEERRSIAAGVHDDTIQVLAAVDLRLGLLARRLAGDGQAHLELLGRLQANVSEATSRLRQLLFDLETPALNTGLVQALRNAAAHVLEDTGIGWAIEGELEEEPETPTRVVAYRVAREALVNVRAHSGAAHATVRVGQENGGVLVQVIDDGVGIDPGLETSPAGHLGLATMRERAEIAGGWWQVGPAEGRGTEVRFWLPGRAVPGVSGT
- a CDS encoding BatC protein translates to MALDDSDITSGSDGGADGGADSGAHGPADGGAASIPGEHDGGADGGADSGAHGPADGGAGTTIPGEHDGGADGGADSGAGDGGADSGAGDGGADSSAS